The Solibacillus sp. FSL W7-1436 genome window below encodes:
- the serA gene encoding phosphoglycerate dehydrogenase — protein MTATQLIEKATKTINVFIADPLSDDGIFPLRQETELNLNIIVDTGLAPEELIARIADVDVLLVRSQTTVTREVIEAAKNLKLIGRAGVGVDNIDLNAATEYGIIVVNAPDGNTNSAAEHTIAMMTSLARFIPQAFNTLKNGKWDRKSYVGVELKNKTLGVIGMGRIGAEVAYRAKGQRMDVIAYDPFLTEDRAKELGITKGTVDEVCAAADFVTVHTPLLPETRNIINKERFAIMKDGVRIINCARGGIINEDDLYDAIVEGKVAGAALDVFVQEPATDHKLLTLPQVIATPHLGASTVEAQESVAVDVSNDIIKFFKTGTVTNPVNMPSIPKEKLAEVEPFFALAEKLGKFLIQVTEESIKQLNISYAGEVANFDVRPLTANAIKGLLSTNHGSHVNDVNARYLAERIGIQINEHKTTTAKGFTNLITVEIVTETEKHTVAGTLLNGLGARIVKVEGFVVDVIPNGNLLYIKNQDKPGSIGRVATKLAEKDINIATMQVGRDQIGGSAVMMLVVDNEVTTEDLIFVAQLENIDEVKAISL, from the coding sequence ATGACAGCAACACAATTAATCGAAAAGGCAACAAAAACAATCAACGTATTTATTGCAGATCCATTAAGTGATGACGGTATTTTCCCGCTGCGTCAAGAAACTGAATTAAACTTAAATATCATCGTTGATACAGGGTTAGCCCCTGAAGAATTAATAGCACGAATTGCAGATGTGGATGTATTGCTTGTCCGCTCTCAAACAACCGTTACACGCGAAGTGATTGAAGCAGCGAAAAACTTGAAGTTAATCGGGCGTGCCGGTGTAGGTGTTGACAACATCGATTTAAATGCCGCAACAGAATACGGAATTATTGTCGTAAACGCTCCAGACGGGAACACGAACTCTGCGGCTGAGCATACAATTGCAATGATGACATCTCTTGCCCGTTTTATTCCGCAAGCATTCAACACACTGAAAAACGGCAAATGGGATCGCAAGTCTTATGTTGGGGTTGAACTTAAAAACAAAACATTAGGTGTAATCGGAATGGGACGTATCGGTGCTGAAGTAGCTTACCGTGCAAAAGGTCAACGTATGGACGTAATCGCCTATGACCCATTTTTAACTGAAGATCGCGCTAAAGAATTAGGGATTACAAAAGGTACTGTTGACGAAGTATGTGCAGCAGCAGACTTTGTAACTGTTCATACGCCACTTTTACCTGAAACTCGCAACATCATTAATAAAGAGCGTTTTGCCATTATGAAAGACGGTGTCCGTATTATCAACTGTGCTCGCGGCGGTATCATTAACGAAGATGATCTATACGATGCGATTGTTGAAGGTAAAGTAGCAGGTGCCGCACTGGATGTATTCGTACAAGAGCCAGCAACAGACCATAAGCTGTTAACATTGCCGCAAGTGATTGCGACGCCTCACTTAGGTGCATCTACAGTGGAAGCACAGGAATCAGTAGCAGTTGATGTATCAAACGACATCATTAAATTCTTTAAAACAGGTACTGTAACTAACCCGGTAAACATGCCGTCTATTCCGAAAGAAAAGCTTGCGGAAGTAGAACCGTTCTTCGCATTAGCCGAAAAGCTTGGTAAGTTCTTAATCCAGGTTACTGAAGAAAGCATCAAACAATTGAATATCTCTTATGCTGGAGAAGTCGCTAACTTCGATGTACGTCCATTAACGGCAAATGCTATTAAAGGTCTTCTTTCAACGAACCACGGCTCTCACGTAAACGATGTCAATGCGCGTTACTTGGCTGAACGTATCGGCATTCAGATCAATGAGCATAAAACAACAACTGCTAAAGGCTTTACAAATTTAATTACGGTAGAAATCGTGACAGAAACAGAAAAACATACTGTTGCTGGTACGTTATTAAATGGTCTTGGTGCCCGTATCGTTAAAGTCGAAGGTTTCGTTGTGGATGTTATTCCTAACGGCAACCTGCTTTATATTAAAAACCAAGATAAGCCAGGTTCAATCGGCCGCGTTGCCACTAAGTTGGCAGAAAAAGATATCAATATCGCTACAATGCAGGTTGGTCGCGATCAAATCGGCGGCTCTGCAGTCATGATGCTTGTCGTTGATAATGAAGTAACAACAGAAGATTTAATTTTTGTTGCACAACTTGAAAATATTGATGAAGTAAAAGCTATTTCACTTTAA
- a CDS encoding enoyl-CoA hydratase — MNFETIKLEIAERKATLTLNRPNAMNAMDFTMMRELADCFEALHNEKDIQILIIRGEGRVFSAGGDVKMMVSSDDFSDFGTIMEDISRLVKAYYTLPMITIAQIHGAAAGLGFSLALGSDIIVAEQSSKLAMNFIGIGLVPDGAGHFFMKERLGTPKAKQMIWEGKVLNGDEALTLGLIDYNVEDGQAPVTVDQLVGKLLASPILAKIETKLILHNANLPVLEQILEGESAGQVKMRQTQDHLEGIQAFIGKRMPQFEGK; from the coding sequence TTGAACTTTGAAACAATTAAGCTGGAAATTGCGGAGCGAAAAGCAACATTAACATTAAATCGCCCGAATGCCATGAATGCAATGGATTTTACAATGATGCGCGAGTTGGCGGACTGCTTTGAAGCGCTACATAATGAAAAGGATATTCAAATTCTTATCATTAGAGGGGAAGGGAGAGTCTTCTCTGCTGGCGGCGATGTAAAAATGATGGTTTCATCAGATGACTTTTCTGATTTCGGAACGATTATGGAAGACATTTCACGTTTAGTGAAAGCTTATTATACACTTCCGATGATTACGATTGCTCAAATTCATGGAGCTGCAGCCGGATTAGGATTTAGCCTGGCATTAGGAAGCGATATCATTGTGGCGGAGCAATCGAGTAAATTGGCGATGAACTTTATCGGAATCGGTTTAGTTCCTGACGGTGCCGGACACTTCTTTATGAAGGAACGTCTCGGAACACCAAAAGCGAAGCAAATGATATGGGAAGGAAAAGTGTTAAACGGTGATGAAGCGTTAACATTAGGACTCATTGATTATAATGTGGAGGATGGTCAGGCACCGGTAACTGTGGACCAACTTGTCGGCAAGCTGCTGGCATCACCGATTTTGGCGAAGATCGAAACAAAGCTGATCTTGCATAATGCGAACCTGCCTGTGTTGGAGCAAATACTGGAAGGCGAATCGGCAGGGCAGGTGAAAATGCGCCAGACGCAAGACCATTTAGAAGGCATTCAGGCTTTCATAGGAAAGAGAATGCCACAGTTTGAAGGGAAGTAA
- a CDS encoding zinc ribbon domain-containing protein YjdM, whose protein sequence is MEQLPKCPECGSEYTYEDGQNYVCPECAHEWSQSAETVEEGLVVRDANGNLLADGDTVTVVKDLKVKGSSSTLKIGTRVKNIRLVEGDHNIDCKIDGFGAMKLKSEFVKKN, encoded by the coding sequence ATGGAACAATTACCGAAATGCCCGGAGTGCGGTTCAGAGTATACGTATGAAGATGGTCAAAATTATGTGTGCCCGGAATGTGCGCATGAATGGTCTCAATCAGCGGAAACAGTAGAAGAAGGATTAGTCGTACGCGATGCAAACGGCAATCTGTTGGCTGATGGGGATACCGTAACAGTTGTAAAAGATTTGAAAGTAAAGGGAAGCTCCTCTACATTAAAAATCGGTACACGTGTGAAAAATATCCGACTTGTAGAAGGCGACCACAATATTGACTGTAAAATCGACGGTTTTGGTGCAATGAAGCTGAAATCGGAATTCGTGAAGAAAAACTAA
- the serC gene encoding 3-phosphoserine/phosphohydroxythreonine transaminase, with translation MTVTTKRAFNFNAGPSALPLEVLQKAQAELVDFKGTGMSVMELSHRSAAFEEVHNEAIANLRQLYEIPDNYEVLFLQGGASLQFSMIPMNFLSEGQKASYIQTGAWSEKAFAEAKLFGTPVEAASSKDNNYKNIPALSDIQIGKDSAYLHLTSNNTIFGTQWKTFPTTGELPLIADMSSDILSKKIDVSKFAMIYAGAQKNLGPSGVTVVIIRKDFLEKANSNIPTMLKYATHSKNNSLYNTPPTFGIYMLGEVLKWVKAQGGLEAIEQRNEEKAKYIYDVIDNSDGFYFGHATEDSRSLMNITFRVADEELEKKFLAEAKKAGFVGLNGHRSVGGCRASTYNAVPVETCKALADFMVKFQQDNQ, from the coding sequence TTGACAGTAACAACAAAACGCGCATTTAACTTTAATGCTGGTCCATCGGCATTACCATTAGAAGTTTTACAAAAAGCACAGGCGGAGCTCGTAGATTTCAAAGGTACCGGTATGTCTGTAATGGAGCTAAGCCACCGCAGCGCTGCATTTGAAGAAGTACATAATGAAGCGATTGCAAATTTACGCCAGTTATATGAAATCCCTGATAACTATGAGGTACTATTTTTACAAGGCGGAGCAAGCCTTCAATTTTCAATGATTCCAATGAACTTCTTAAGCGAAGGACAAAAGGCGAGCTATATCCAGACAGGAGCATGGTCAGAAAAAGCTTTTGCAGAAGCGAAGTTATTTGGGACACCTGTAGAGGCAGCAAGCTCTAAAGACAATAACTACAAAAATATCCCGGCTCTTTCGGATATCCAAATCGGTAAAGATTCAGCATACCTTCACTTAACATCAAACAATACAATTTTCGGAACACAGTGGAAAACGTTCCCCACTACTGGTGAACTTCCGCTAATTGCGGACATGTCTTCAGATATTTTATCGAAAAAAATTGATGTATCGAAATTCGCCATGATCTATGCGGGTGCACAGAAAAACTTAGGTCCTTCAGGTGTAACGGTTGTCATCATCCGTAAAGATTTCCTTGAAAAGGCAAATTCAAATATCCCGACAATGCTGAAATACGCAACACATTCAAAAAATAACTCATTGTACAATACGCCTCCTACTTTCGGTATTTATATGTTAGGTGAAGTATTGAAATGGGTGAAAGCTCAAGGTGGCTTAGAGGCGATCGAGCAGCGAAATGAAGAAAAGGCGAAATATATTTATGATGTCATCGATAATTCGGACGGCTTCTACTTCGGCCATGCAACGGAAGATTCACGTTCATTGATGAACATTACGTTCCGTGTAGCAGATGAAGAACTGGAGAAAAAATTCCTTGCCGAAGCAAAAAAAGCCGGATTTGTCGGTTTAAACGGTCACCGTTCTGTAGGAGGCTGCCGCGCTTCTACTTACAACGCTGTCCCAGTCGAAACATGCAAAGCCCTAGCTGATTTCATGGTGAAATTCCAGCAGGATAATCAATAG
- a CDS encoding FAD-binding dehydrogenase — protein sequence MHYDAIVIGAGLAGLTAVCQLIDARKKVLLVDQEPENSIGGQAFWSFGGLFLVDTPEQRRLGIKDSKELAWQDWRGSAGFDRLEDEDYWAYEWAKAYVDFAAGEKYDWLKSQGIQFFPVVGWAERGGALAGGHGNSVPRFHIVWGTGPAIVEAFSSKVLQASENGLIDYLPRRQVTGLMTEDGAVTGIQGNILDNSIIRRGEESSREVIGTFEYTADAVVVASGGIGANLELIKENWPSRLGTPPENMVSGVPAFVDGKMLEITERAGGRIVNRDRMWHYTEGLKNWDPIWENHGIRILPGPSSMWFDATGNRFKAPNFPGFDTLSTLEAIQKTGYDYSWFILTEKIIEKEFALSGSEQNMDLTNKSIKDVLKRVLPGPPKAVQAFKENGEDFVIADSLKDLVDGMNKLAGNDLLDFMQIKEQILARDREIENTFSKDAQINALHGARNYIGDKLIRAAKPHKILDPKAGPLIAVRLNILTRKTLGGLQTNLNGQVLNDEGNPVQGLFAAGEVSGFGGGGVHGYRSLEGTFLGGCLFTGLQVGKYLAAFNPVPNKAKALEV from the coding sequence ATGCATTATGATGCAATCGTAATCGGAGCGGGGTTAGCAGGATTAACTGCAGTTTGTCAGCTCATAGATGCTCGAAAAAAGGTATTGCTTGTTGATCAGGAGCCCGAGAATTCAATCGGGGGTCAGGCATTTTGGTCATTTGGAGGACTGTTTTTAGTAGATACTCCCGAACAGCGAAGGTTGGGTATAAAAGACAGCAAGGAGCTCGCATGGCAAGATTGGCGCGGCTCTGCAGGGTTTGACCGATTAGAGGATGAGGATTACTGGGCATATGAATGGGCAAAGGCTTATGTGGATTTTGCAGCGGGAGAAAAATATGATTGGCTAAAATCGCAAGGCATTCAATTTTTTCCGGTTGTAGGATGGGCAGAGCGCGGGGGTGCTTTAGCAGGCGGACATGGAAATTCGGTTCCCCGCTTTCATATCGTTTGGGGAACTGGCCCCGCGATTGTAGAAGCATTTTCAAGTAAAGTATTGCAGGCTTCGGAAAATGGTTTAATCGATTATTTGCCGCGCCGCCAAGTGACAGGATTAATGACTGAAGATGGGGCTGTTACGGGCATTCAAGGGAATATTTTAGATAATAGTATCATACGCCGCGGGGAAGAAAGTTCCAGAGAAGTCATCGGAACATTTGAATATACGGCAGATGCAGTCGTAGTAGCAAGCGGTGGTATCGGAGCGAATTTAGAACTTATCAAAGAAAATTGGCCGTCACGACTAGGTACGCCGCCGGAAAATATGGTGTCCGGCGTACCTGCATTTGTAGATGGAAAAATGCTCGAAATTACCGAACGGGCAGGCGGGCGTATCGTCAATCGAGACCGTATGTGGCATTATACGGAAGGATTGAAAAACTGGGATCCGATATGGGAAAACCATGGAATCCGTATACTACCAGGCCCTTCATCGATGTGGTTTGATGCAACAGGAAACCGTTTCAAAGCACCGAACTTTCCCGGCTTTGATACACTCAGCACACTTGAAGCAATTCAAAAAACAGGGTATGACTATTCCTGGTTTATTTTGACGGAAAAAATAATCGAGAAGGAATTTGCATTATCCGGCTCTGAGCAAAATATGGATTTGACTAATAAAAGTATAAAGGACGTGCTGAAGCGTGTTTTACCAGGACCGCCTAAAGCCGTTCAGGCATTCAAAGAAAACGGGGAAGACTTTGTCATTGCGGATAGCTTAAAAGATTTAGTCGATGGTATGAACAAACTGGCAGGCAATGATTTGCTGGATTTTATGCAAATTAAAGAGCAGATTTTAGCAAGGGACCGTGAAATTGAAAATACTTTCTCAAAAGATGCACAAATTAATGCACTGCATGGAGCAAGAAACTATATTGGTGATAAATTGATCCGTGCAGCGAAACCCCATAAGATTCTGGATCCGAAAGCCGGACCGTTAATTGCGGTACGTTTAAATATACTCACAAGAAAAACATTAGGGGGATTACAAACCAATTTAAACGGGCAAGTACTAAATGACGAGGGCAACCCTGTCCAAGGACTATTTGCGGCAGGAGAAGTCAGCGGTTTTGGCGGCGGTGGTGTACATGGCTACCGTTCATTGGAAGGCACATTTTTAGGCGGGTGCTTATTTACGGGCTTGCAGGTCGGTAAATATTTAGCCGCTTTCAATCCTGTACCGAACAAAGCCAAAGCATTGGAAGTATGA
- a CDS encoding YhzD family protein has translation MENYRFTAFEKTGETLFDEVWNFANDDAAKIEGQKQIEEKGIAEKTHRLVNSSGKLILFHV, from the coding sequence ATGGAGAATTATCGTTTTACTGCATTTGAAAAAACTGGGGAAACATTATTTGATGAAGTGTGGAATTTCGCAAACGATGATGCTGCAAAAATCGAAGGTCAAAAGCAAATCGAAGAAAAAGGTATTGCTGAAAAAACTCACCGATTAGTTAACTCATCGGGTAAATTAATTTTATTCCACGTCTAA
- the yhaM gene encoding 3'-5' exoribonuclease YhaM, giving the protein MNGITKLQPGEQVDQYLLIKEAKKGVTTVGKPFMSLILQDRSGDIEAKLWDTNEEHENLYRAQVIVKVGGEIHDYRGKNQLRVKQIRPARDEEGIQISDLLPTSAVPKEQLFEELTQYFFQIQNPNISRITRNLTKKYQDQILIYPAATKNHHDYASGLLDHVVSMLKLSEAICDLYPTLNRDLLYAGVILHDIGKVIELSGPVGTMYTVEGNLLGHISIMVNEIGQAANELKIEGEEVMLLQHLVLSHHGKEEWGSPKKPMIQEAEILHYIDNIDAKMNMLTRALDKTKPGEFTERLFPLDNRSFYKPMI; this is encoded by the coding sequence GTGAATGGAATTACAAAACTCCAACCTGGTGAACAAGTGGACCAATATTTATTGATAAAAGAAGCAAAAAAAGGCGTAACGACTGTCGGCAAGCCTTTTATGTCACTAATTTTACAGGATCGTAGCGGCGATATTGAAGCGAAGCTATGGGATACAAACGAAGAACATGAAAATCTGTACCGTGCACAGGTAATTGTAAAAGTTGGGGGAGAAATTCACGACTATCGTGGAAAAAACCAACTGCGTGTGAAACAAATCCGACCTGCACGTGATGAGGAAGGCATTCAAATCAGCGATCTTTTACCGACATCTGCTGTGCCGAAAGAACAGTTATTTGAAGAGCTTACACAATATTTCTTTCAAATTCAAAATCCGAATATATCACGTATTACACGCAATCTTACAAAAAAATACCAAGATCAAATCCTGATTTATCCTGCAGCAACTAAAAATCATCATGACTATGCGTCAGGCTTGCTTGACCATGTTGTATCAATGCTGAAATTAAGTGAAGCAATTTGTGACCTATATCCGACGCTGAACCGTGATTTATTATATGCGGGCGTTATTTTGCATGATATCGGTAAGGTAATTGAACTGAGCGGTCCGGTAGGTACAATGTACACGGTGGAAGGCAATCTGCTTGGTCATATATCCATTATGGTCAACGAAATTGGTCAAGCTGCCAATGAGCTGAAAATCGAAGGGGAAGAAGTGATGCTTCTTCAGCATTTAGTGTTGTCACATCACGGAAAAGAAGAGTGGGGCAGCCCGAAAAAGCCTATGATTCAGGAAGCGGAAATTTTGCACTATATCGATAATATCGATGCGAAGATGAATATGCTGACACGTGCCCTTGACAAAACGAAGCCTGGCGAATTTACAGAGCGTCTATTCCCATTGGATAACCGCTCATTCTACAAGCCGATGATTTAA
- a CDS encoding polysaccharide deacetylase family protein → MRKILYFLLIVFCSVGVSLLNNDHILAAAPSATIKITTIETGVFDETLKQKVITLSKASPVIVLSEADGWAEIQYKTVIGYIPSEYLKSAPPQYMLVQAKEEPLVRVTNTKESDIKGKLHLNTIVELYGSATADFVFVKYGSLAGFVNRQALVKPVSKAMIVKGSADLVVREIASSSSTEIGVLRKNSSVKMLTNVKGWAFVTTDKLAGYVLTNGLAKPPVVKEKPAKPVPPKPATDKKIALTFDDGPHPKVTRQILKTLEKYEAKATFFVVGQEVKEHPEILKAVYNAGHEIGNHTFNHKKLTTLSSKEVKQQIQSTDTLIKSTIGQRATVFRPPYGSYDKTITDQLNVPNVLWTIDTLDWKHRDPKKTVLAVKEHAKNGSIILMHDIHQTTADALDEVLATLQKQGYEFVTVSELLGK, encoded by the coding sequence TTGAGAAAAATACTTTATTTCCTATTAATTGTTTTCTGTAGCGTTGGTGTTTCCCTATTAAATAACGATCATATCCTTGCAGCAGCCCCTTCTGCCACAATTAAAATCACAACTATAGAGACCGGCGTATTCGATGAAACATTGAAGCAAAAAGTAATTACACTGTCAAAAGCATCACCCGTTATCGTACTTTCAGAAGCGGATGGATGGGCTGAAATTCAATATAAAACAGTGATAGGCTATATTCCTAGCGAATATTTAAAGTCTGCACCCCCTCAATATATGCTCGTACAAGCAAAAGAAGAGCCTCTAGTACGTGTGACGAATACGAAAGAGAGCGACATTAAAGGAAAACTTCATCTAAATACAATAGTAGAGCTTTACGGGTCTGCAACTGCCGACTTTGTTTTTGTAAAATACGGAAGTCTTGCAGGTTTTGTTAATCGGCAGGCACTTGTAAAACCTGTTTCAAAAGCGATGATCGTCAAAGGTTCGGCCGATTTAGTTGTAAGAGAGATTGCCAGTTCTTCAAGTACGGAAATTGGCGTGTTACGTAAAAACAGTTCTGTTAAAATGCTCACAAATGTAAAAGGTTGGGCGTTTGTCACAACGGATAAGCTGGCAGGCTATGTGCTGACGAATGGATTGGCCAAACCGCCTGTTGTAAAGGAAAAGCCAGCAAAACCAGTTCCCCCCAAACCAGCAACGGATAAAAAAATTGCCTTAACATTCGATGACGGTCCCCACCCAAAAGTGACGAGGCAAATTTTAAAAACGTTGGAGAAGTATGAGGCAAAGGCGACGTTTTTTGTTGTGGGGCAAGAGGTGAAGGAACATCCTGAAATTTTAAAAGCCGTCTATAACGCTGGCCATGAGATCGGCAACCATACATTCAATCATAAAAAACTGACGACATTATCATCCAAGGAAGTAAAGCAGCAAATCCAGTCAACCGATACGCTTATTAAATCGACGATCGGCCAACGGGCAACTGTCTTCCGTCCCCCTTATGGAAGCTATGATAAAACGATTACCGACCAATTGAATGTTCCGAACGTACTGTGGACAATTGATACACTTGACTGGAAGCACCGTGATCCGAAAAAAACGGTACTGGCCGTAAAAGAACATGCAAAAAACGGGAGTATCATATTAATGCATGATATTCATCAGACAACTGCCGATGCATTGGATGAGGT
- a CDS encoding peptidylprolyl isomerase produces the protein MKKTIFALTVAASIGLAACSNPGDEVVVSTSVGDITQEEFYNSMKDIAGDQLLQQVVVEQILNDKYKVTDEEIEEELKGVKEQYGESYEAILAQNNLTEETLKTNIRFTLLQEKALKDVEVTDEEIEKYYNQASQELNARHILVEDEETAKEIKAKLDAGEDFAELAKEFSTDPGSGAQGGDLGWFTVGTMVPEFNDAAYALEVDEISEPVQSEHGFHIIQVTEKRDVKDYGKLEDKKEEIRESIAASKADWNAKMAELINDADIEVKDKDLKDAFAGFKAE, from the coding sequence ATGAAAAAGACCATTTTTGCATTAACAGTTGCTGCTTCAATCGGTTTAGCTGCATGCAGTAATCCTGGAGATGAAGTTGTTGTATCAACAAGCGTAGGCGATATCACTCAAGAAGAATTTTATAATTCAATGAAGGACATCGCTGGTGACCAATTACTGCAGCAAGTAGTAGTTGAACAGATTTTAAACGATAAATATAAAGTAACAGATGAGGAAATCGAAGAAGAATTGAAGGGTGTAAAAGAGCAGTATGGCGAAAGCTATGAGGCGATTTTGGCTCAGAACAATTTAACGGAAGAAACGTTGAAAACTAATATTCGTTTCACTTTGTTACAAGAAAAAGCTTTAAAAGATGTTGAAGTAACTGACGAGGAAATCGAAAAGTACTACAACCAGGCATCTCAAGAATTAAACGCTCGCCACATTTTAGTGGAAGATGAAGAGACTGCAAAAGAAATTAAAGCTAAATTAGATGCTGGGGAAGATTTTGCTGAATTAGCGAAAGAATTCTCAACTGATCCAGGTTCTGGCGCACAAGGCGGAGATTTAGGCTGGTTTACAGTAGGTACAATGGTGCCTGAATTCAACGATGCTGCATATGCATTGGAAGTAGACGAAATCAGTGAACCTGTACAATCCGAACACGGTTTCCACATCATCCAAGTGACTGAAAAACGTGATGTTAAAGATTACGGTAAACTTGAAGACAAAAAAGAAGAAATCCGTGAATCAATCGCAGCTTCAAAAGCGGATTGGAACGCAAAAATGGCTGAGTTAATTAACGATGCTGATATTGAAGTGAAAGACAAAGATTTAAAAGACGCATTTGCAGGCTTCAAAGCTGAATAA